CTCTGTGATTCATGGATACTCTTTTGGGGTTTCATCTTATACCAGATGAATGTCCAACAATCCTGTATAACATTCGGATCTCGATGATTTTACCAATCACATTTGTTTGCAAATAGTTTCCCCAATGGTAGCTCTACGAATAGTGACATCACTGACACTAGGTATCCAATTACTGCGTATAAATAATACTAGCGAGCCAATCAAAGTAGACAGATTTATGTTTATATCCTGTACAAACCTCCACAACATGGCTAGTAAAACGACTAATTATAATTCTACCATCCTTGGATGTTTGCAAAATTGAACAGATTAGCACTTACTCGCCATATTGATGTTAGTCGAGGCTATGGCCGGGTTGGTAGTACCGTTCGCATATACAATTCCTCGGCGTGTGGTTTGTTCCCGGCAGCAGGTAGTGAAGAAATACAGAGCCAGGATGATGGCCCCGACCACCAGGCCTAAAGCAATCACGGATCCAATGACAATTCCGGCGATATCTTCTCCAGATCTATAACGATAATCGATCAAGATGATCGGTGATCACAACGTGACAGaatagatattatatacaaatgattttacaaaatcacaaaatattaacatctttatatacaaatgattttacaaaaatacaagaTAATAACATCTTTATATACAAATGATTttacaaaatcacaaaatattaacatctttatatacaaatgactttacaaaatcacaaaatattaatatcctTATATACAAATGACTtaacaaaatcacaaaatattaacatCTTTATATACAATGACTTTACAAAAACACATGATATTGACATCATTATATgcaaataattttacaaaaacacaagatattaaACCCCTTCTATACAaaagattttattaaaatacatgataaaatgtattaaaccCCTTCTATACAATTAaggataatatatatatatataaaaaaaaaaacagatatcAGCATATATCTCTACAAAGGACCTTTCAAAAtcattgtacaaaatacaaacaagaaGTTAAAATATTTCTATGCAAAGGATTGAAAGAACGACACGCCAGATATTAACACTGTTCGTCCCCATAGGACGTGTCAGAGATATTAGagaaatcatacagctgtttacttccaggactcgtcagtgatgttattgacatcatacagctgtttcgtccctctaggacttgtcagtgacgctagggacaccatactgCTGTTTAGTCCTTTTATGACACGTCATTGTTGCTGAGGACACCATACAGttttttcgtccttctatgactcgtcagtgatgctagggaacatcatacagctgtattgtccttctaggactcgtgagtgatgctagggacaccatacagctttttcggccttctaggactcgtcagtggtgctagggacaccatacagctgtttcggccttctaggactcgtcagtgatgctagcgATCTGCTgccccccattgcatgatcataagaggcgactaaatttgggatcttatcttttctcttctttctgaacaactttcttcttcctaatgtctcccttgacaatgcctcacttttggcctgtagttgagcgttcgccgctgtgaggaaggcttcgggttctgtcccctagccgagacataccagagtctttaaaaatggtagttgctactcctgcttagcgctcagcatactaggagtgggacgactggttcgcccgttgtcagtataatgtgaccgggtggggtgtgctgctaggtgtcttcggcagtatgcttcagtgaggtagcactatagcaaaagttccggcctatcacaaggagacttaacacgaacataccgcagcctcccaaaacacacatacgcactcgccacacgcatgcatgtcgcacgcacgggaggccgtccttaaatgaccttagctgttaataggacgttaaacaaaataaaccaaaccaaaagtcAGTGATgcctagggacatcatacagctctttGGTCTGTCTACGACTCGTCAGTATATACAAGTGGTATATGTTTCGTCTCTGTAGGAATCGTCAGTGAGACTTAAGGTCTAAAGGTTGGGTAACAAAGAGGCGACAGAggatattattgtaatgtttaaatGTAACAGATAATGCATTCTAGGACAGAAAACATTGGACGAGGACGATTGTCTCTGTCTGGCGTGAAAAATGACTGAATTGTCCAACCAAAGAGTATTTATGAATATTGCTAAaaaatgtaatgtatacagtgCTAATACGTACAAAttgtcgtcgtcgttgtcgtcgtcgttgtcgtcATCGTCGTCGACTGTACAACATATGTTCTGCGATTCACCACAGCAACCATGATCACACCACTTGGTAAACCAGTTGTCGTGATTGTTCCAGCACCACCCTGCGTCCACGAAGGCTATATGTGGATTGACATGAAAAGgtagaaagataaaaaaaaaaattgaccaGATTGATCGTAGAGCTTTCATTCTTAGTCACTACAGACTCGCCCGCATCTGTCACTTAAAAATTAGTAACAACGTAACAGTTAACCACCAACATGTAGTTGTATGTTAAGCAAGAAACTCTCTTTTTCCCTAATGTGAACTTTCCATTTCCTATTAGCAACACTCCTGCTTTCCCACCTGCGATAATTTACCGTGAGAGTTTGTATCTAGCTGTGCTTCTTGATAAGCGATGGCTCAATATTCAATGACATTGTCGTATTATCACGATCACCTTGAATGATGTCTACTGCTGTCAGAGTTCTAATTAAGTTTTGGAATCTAGGATAATATCTAGACATTTCCGCATTCTTATAATTAAGTATAATTTGTTCGTGTGTTGTCTCTGAGAAAAAGAAGTTACAAACATTTATCTAGCGAATAACAATATTTTGAGTCAAATCTATGCAGAGATATGTGGCTATTTACAATTTATGCAGAGATATGTAACCATGAATGCTGTTAAATTACTGATTGATTTTAAGGATATGGGCAATTCAAGTTTTACATTTGACCCacttacaaaatatttcaatatccCCAAGAATACACCATGAAATATTATATAGTGTATTAAAATTATGTAGTTAATAAAGATATGAATTCGCCCAAATGAAGTTCATACGACATAACAACTTAATCACAAGTAATTTCTAAAGTCTACtctgatattttatattactCACAGCCAGCCATCAAAACATTACCTTTTCCATACATAGACCGAGTTTCACATTACCTCCACACCCATGGATCGACATATTTTCACATATtggaaatacattttcacttcaATATTAGTATATTAGAGAAAACGATCGAAACATCATGTCCGTAGATTATTCTGTTTCGTTACACGAGATTTTACAAATGGAGTAAGTAACCTACATACCTACAGCGACTGTCAGTATCAACACAGTACACAGAACACCCGCCATTTTGTCTCTTAAAATTCAGCACTAGGACAAggtatatacctggtatgtataTTACGGgctaaatacatatattattgttaCTGACCTATTGTCAGACTGTCGGGTCGCACTAATTGTTAACAACATACATATTCAACGTTAAAAATAGATATGATTAAACGAACACAATCGGCAATTCGCATGGCAGACGATACACACGTATACACATTATTGAAACTGCTCTACAGAATCAATGTTTAAAGTGGcactttaaaatgttcttaGATTATTGTAATGAAAGAATATCTCAGACATTGATTCTTCGTCACAAGCAGGAGGGTTTTACATAAAGAACAAGTGGATATCTctcattaaaatataaatttagtaATTGACAGAATGAATACCTGATAATGAATGTAAACTGGCGTTCCCTACAGAGTAAATATCAAACGATGGCTGTAAACTGCGGGTATTCAGTCTCAATTTCgtattatttgtttgtaaacGATATGTATCAAGTTTCCTTTTACAGAGATTAAGTACGTATATACTTAATGGTGAGTTCTAGGGTCGTGATTATGAGCTCTGTGAGAAATATACTCTTTGTGATACAAAGATCAGCATTACTCACGCCAACTTGTCCGGTGGTTTTTGAAGTGACGTGACCTTACCTGATTTCAGCGTAGGTGCCGTCGGTGGCGCAGGAGACGCATTCGCTTCAGAAACAGCTGGTCTTATCATATGCAAATGCATACTTGTTAAGCTGTCTATTCATATTTTGTCCCCGTTTTATCGATAATTAAAGTTTTGCTTTAAATGACAAGTGGTATTGGTGTTGTGTTAAGGTCTAGTCTATGTGCAATAGTAGTTTCATcataaaaatgcatttttgtGAAGAATTACAGTAATTAAGAACAAAAACgtatatatctatgtaagaCAAACGTACTTAGAAATTGTCCATCGCTCAGATGATATTGTCGCTGGATGAGAAATGGAACCGTATACCAAGAAGGAGGGCCAAGACTCTGGTCAATTCAATGCCCAATCGAGTCCGTTTAACCATTGAAGCTCATGAGGGGCATACACTGTATTGATAGGCCCAGAACACTATTCATTTTAGGAGATGTGTCCTTGAATCAAACTGAAATTTGACGAAAGTACCCAATATACATGGATGAAATTTTCACATATGACCTGGATTATCTACTTTTAAATTACTGTAAAACGTATAGTCAAAATAAGAATTACTTGTCGCGTTGAACTTTTCGTGGAATAATCAAAGTAGGTTGTTCCATTGGTGCACAGatgtgtaaacaaaacatattgattagTAATACTACTGTGCCCAGCAGGGTTCTGTTTTAGACCTttcgtttttgttacaattttattttgacaacacagggattgtatcatttatttttgatgcatgGTTTACACATATTCAGGTAACTATGTGATCAATTATTCacatgttaacagttttgtCGCTAAATATAgaccagtataaatacaaatgatgcagctgatgataaggtttgttgtattaTAAACAACTACGAACAactaacagatatacatgtacattgtatataattacacaaaGCTCCTATTTCCCCCAAATGACTATAGACTCGTCTGTaatcaatatgctaatcaaagttcaacacgacaggtcattctggtcggACTATACTTATCTAAGTGTGCTCAAATGTTAGCACAAACGCTATTAAAATGAATAAGCGGAATGATAAATTGGCACACCGACAATGCTGGCAATATAAAAAGTTGTAGATAAAAACTACCATTAGCATAATCGAAATTGAGCGAAATGCTTCGAgcgagaaaaaaaaagattaccACTTAAatatgttcgtttacagtacacCAATTATCTTTCCGGGCAATTTAAAGTatgaaaatgcaaaaaaaaaatgcagaaCTAAGCGTTATCGCATACCCTTGATTTAACCTAGATTTACATGACGGACGTCGTTGATGAAGCAGCAGACACTTACCTTTCCGGAACGCCTGGTCCTGGTTAAGATAAGTTCTTAACAACTTACgaaaacattacagaatatgtaCAAAGATATTTCCTAAAATCAAACAATGTTTTCCAATAGAAAATTACAACTTACTGTGTTTTTAATTGTTAAGGAACCAGGGCCTGGTTTTTTATCCTtgtaatctttaaaaaaaatgttagtcATTTGATCATTTAGAGCGGTCTAAAAGGATCTTTACGCCAATCAACGTTTTCCCCTTGCTTCATCGAGTTATGATATTTTTAACAAGTCGTTATCGTTGATTTGTTTTTGACAAATCCAATATAAAATGGAAGTTTACGCAGTAAACGGACAGAACCGGGCAAAGGCTATATGAAAACTTTCTGCTTTTGATAGTTTTATAGATTGGTGGATAATGGGAGAAAAGGTCGAGCTGTCGACCCCTCCAGCATCCAGGCGCAAGGATGTCTTCAATAACTTCCATTGAAGGGTATCTGGAATCACAAGCTGCTCCCCATGTG
Above is a window of Pecten maximus chromosome 7, xPecMax1.1, whole genome shotgun sequence DNA encoding:
- the LOC117330911 gene encoding uncharacterized protein LOC117330911, which produces MAGVLCTVLILTVAVAFVDAGWCWNNHDNWFTKWCDHGCCGESQNICCTVDDDDDNDDDNDDDNLSGEDIAGIVIGSVIALGLVVGAIILALYFFTTCCREQTTRRGIVYANGTTNPAIASTNINMATYPTQQPTVTQTTYQYPQQMQPTPTAVVYNSSGFI